The proteins below come from a single Micromonospora citrea genomic window:
- a CDS encoding FtsX-like permease family protein codes for MTAGRGGRLAGVVGSWWAALRIARREARRARGRTALVLAMITLPVLVLTFTAVSWDMSDLTRAERNDRQLGTADAELLWVARGPVFQDAWGEGWGSPGDNLVPAGPVTAAQVTALLPAGSRVVPLRRWVAFDARVGERVVGGVTGREVDLADPLGRGLARFHSGRAPAGPDEIAASPAALRRLDVRPGGTVTSGDGARSWRVVGVAEYPDDLGPVVTLYPSTEGRAAEPESSWLVDLPGGVDEALFRRLNEQGVVVRARTPAPPSGTGSPPFATSTGMDVEGMSVSVLVGGLGLLEVVLLVGPAFAVGVRRRRRDLALVAVAGGDDAHLRRIVLADGVVLGALGAATGVTLGVAAAFAGRPLVEQHLYGARFGGYRCWPEALVAIAAVAVLTGVLAALAPAWAAARQDVVAGLAGRRVPPAHRRRWPVAGLALTVGGAALAAFGAARTAPAVLLVGLILGELGLVLATPTLVGLLARLGRSLPLAPRIALRDASRNRSSAAPAISAVMAAVAGSVAVGAYLASDRARSDAMYAPSLPPGTVLVTLPEDGADPAPDRRGGRPNLEQVAGSARDHLGARTVVPVAEARCGVGADPCSVSPVLPPERACPWPSRDGLGRAEQRRALADARCTGDHAPYGTYFQAVVDDGTVLPALTGAGPAEVAAATAVLRAGGVVVTDPRYVVDGRVDVVVARSGPDGSVAPPPTTVDGYAFRTGLGAQRLLVSPQAADRLGLTAHPVGWAVSADGAPGEERQERFRTALRPFGVQLEFESGGSGDDERPALLLLAAAAGVITLGAAGMATGLAAAEGRADLSTLAAVGAAPGLRRLLSLCQAGVIAVSGSVLGIGAGLGSAVIILTALNRRYAEMWPVQDPYPVLVPWATLGVLLVVPLVAMLGAGLFTRSRLPVERRLD; via the coding sequence ATGACGGCGGGCCGGGGCGGCCGGCTCGCCGGCGTCGTCGGTTCCTGGTGGGCGGCGCTGCGGATCGCCCGGCGCGAGGCCCGCCGGGCGCGGGGGCGTACGGCGCTGGTGCTCGCGATGATCACGCTGCCGGTGCTGGTGCTGACCTTCACCGCGGTGAGCTGGGACATGTCCGACCTGACCCGGGCCGAACGGAACGACCGCCAGCTCGGCACGGCGGACGCGGAGCTGCTCTGGGTGGCGCGGGGCCCGGTCTTCCAGGACGCCTGGGGCGAGGGCTGGGGTTCCCCGGGAGACAACCTGGTCCCGGCCGGGCCGGTCACCGCCGCGCAGGTGACCGCCCTGCTGCCGGCCGGGAGCCGGGTCGTCCCGCTGCGCCGGTGGGTGGCGTTCGACGCCCGCGTCGGCGAGCGGGTCGTCGGCGGCGTCACCGGGCGGGAGGTGGACCTCGCCGACCCGCTCGGCCGAGGGCTGGCGCGGTTCCACTCGGGTCGGGCGCCGGCCGGGCCGGACGAGATCGCGGCGAGCCCCGCGGCGCTGCGCCGCCTCGACGTCCGTCCCGGTGGCACCGTCACCTCCGGCGACGGCGCGCGCTCGTGGCGGGTGGTCGGGGTGGCCGAGTACCCCGACGACCTGGGGCCCGTGGTGACGCTGTACCCGTCGACGGAGGGCCGGGCGGCCGAGCCGGAGTCGAGCTGGCTCGTGGACCTGCCCGGCGGCGTCGACGAGGCGTTGTTCCGCCGGCTCAACGAGCAGGGCGTCGTGGTGCGCGCCCGCACCCCGGCCCCGCCGTCGGGCACCGGTTCGCCCCCCTTCGCCACTTCCACCGGCATGGACGTCGAGGGGATGAGCGTCTCGGTGCTCGTCGGCGGGCTGGGGCTGCTGGAGGTGGTGCTGCTCGTCGGGCCGGCCTTCGCCGTCGGCGTACGCCGGCGACGCCGCGATCTCGCGCTGGTGGCGGTGGCCGGCGGGGACGACGCCCACCTGCGCCGCATCGTGCTGGCCGACGGCGTGGTGCTGGGCGCCCTCGGGGCCGCCACCGGGGTGACGCTGGGCGTCGCCGCCGCGTTCGCCGGCCGCCCGCTGGTGGAACAGCACCTCTACGGCGCACGCTTCGGCGGGTACCGCTGCTGGCCGGAGGCCCTCGTGGCGATCGCGGCCGTCGCGGTGCTGACCGGGGTGCTGGCCGCGCTGGCGCCCGCCTGGGCGGCCGCCCGGCAGGACGTGGTGGCGGGACTGGCCGGCCGCCGTGTCCCGCCGGCGCACCGCCGGCGCTGGCCGGTGGCGGGGCTGGCCCTGACCGTCGGCGGCGCGGCGCTCGCCGCGTTCGGGGCCGCCCGGACGGCGCCGGCGGTGCTCCTCGTCGGCCTGATCCTCGGCGAGTTGGGACTGGTCCTCGCCACCCCCACGCTGGTCGGCCTGCTCGCCCGGCTCGGCCGGTCGCTGCCGCTGGCCCCGCGGATCGCCCTGCGCGACGCCAGCCGCAACCGGTCCTCCGCCGCCCCGGCGATCTCGGCCGTGATGGCGGCGGTCGCCGGCAGCGTCGCCGTCGGGGCGTACCTGGCCAGCGACCGCGCCCGGTCGGACGCCATGTACGCGCCGAGCCTCCCGCCCGGCACCGTGCTGGTGACCCTGCCGGAGGACGGCGCCGACCCGGCCCCGGACCGGCGGGGCGGCCGCCCGAACCTGGAGCAGGTCGCCGGGTCGGCCCGCGACCACCTGGGCGCCCGCACCGTCGTGCCGGTGGCCGAGGCGAGGTGCGGCGTCGGTGCCGACCCCTGTTCGGTCTCGCCGGTGCTGCCGCCCGAGCGGGCCTGCCCCTGGCCGTCGCGGGACGGCCTCGGCCGCGCCGAGCAGCGCCGGGCGCTCGCCGACGCCCGCTGCACGGGCGACCACGCCCCGTACGGCACGTACTTCCAGGCGGTGGTGGACGACGGCACCGTGCTGCCGGCCCTGACCGGGGCCGGTCCCGCCGAGGTGGCCGCCGCCACCGCCGTGCTGCGGGCCGGTGGGGTGGTGGTGACCGATCCGCGCTACGTGGTCGACGGCCGGGTCGACGTCGTGGTCGCCCGTTCCGGGCCGGACGGGTCCGTGGCGCCCCCGCCCACCACCGTCGACGGGTACGCGTTCCGCACCGGCCTGGGCGCGCAGCGGCTGCTGGTGTCCCCGCAGGCGGCCGACCGGCTCGGGTTGACCGCCCACCCGGTCGGCTGGGCGGTGTCGGCCGACGGCGCGCCCGGCGAGGAGCGGCAGGAGCGGTTCCGCACCGCCCTGCGGCCGTTCGGGGTGCAGTTGGAGTTCGAGTCGGGCGGCTCGGGCGACGACGAGCGGCCGGCGCTGCTCCTGCTGGCCGCCGCGGCCGGGGTGATCACCCTGGGGGCCGCCGGCATGGCCACGGGGCTGGCGGCGGCCGAGGGGCGGGCCGACCTGTCCACCCTGGCCGCGGTCGGCGCAGCCCCGGGGCTGCGCCGGCTGCTGTCGCTCTGTCAGGCGGGGGTGATCGCCGTGTCGGGCTCGGTGCTCGGCATCGGCGCCGGCCTCGGCTCGGCCGTGATCATCCTGACCGCGCTGAACCGCCGGTACGCCGAGATGTGGCCGGTCCAGGACCCGTACCCGGTGCTGGTCCCCTGGGCCACCCTCGGCGTCCTGCTGGTGGTGCCGCTTGTCGCGATGCTCGGCGCGGGACTGTTCACCCGGTCCCGGCTGCCGGTCGAGCGACGTCTCGACTGA
- a CDS encoding nitroreductase/quinone reductase family protein, whose product MPVLGALTRRVGHHRWFGAAARLLVPADRVVGRLTRGRVVALGLVPSLVVTTTGRRSGKPRSNPLLYVPDGGAYVVVGTNFGQTHQPGWALNLLADPTAEVAVKGRRLPVRAEVATGAERERLWRLLVDQWPAYEAYVRRAGGREILVFRLVPTGRGGPGGPEGRG is encoded by the coding sequence GTGCCCGTTCTGGGAGCCCTCACCCGCCGCGTCGGTCACCACCGCTGGTTCGGCGCCGCCGCCCGCCTGCTCGTCCCCGCCGACCGGGTGGTCGGGCGGCTCACCCGGGGCCGGGTGGTCGCGCTGGGCCTCGTCCCGTCGCTTGTCGTCACCACCACCGGCCGTCGCTCCGGCAAGCCGCGCAGCAACCCCCTGTTGTACGTGCCCGACGGCGGGGCGTACGTGGTGGTGGGCACCAACTTCGGCCAGACCCACCAGCCGGGCTGGGCGCTGAACCTGCTCGCCGACCCGACGGCCGAGGTGGCCGTGAAGGGTCGCCGGCTCCCGGTGCGCGCCGAGGTCGCCACCGGCGCCGAACGGGAGCGGCTGTGGCGGCTCCTGGTCGACCAGTGGCCCGCCTACGAGGCGTACGTGCGGCGGGCCGGCGGCCGGGAGATCCTCGTCTTCCGGCTGGTCCCCACCGGGCGCGGCGGGCCGGGCGGACCGGAGGGACGCGGCTAG
- a CDS encoding nucleotidyltransferase domain-containing protein, giving the protein MDVEDGAADGGVRPDDPRWAVAGRVADAARRRFPADVLAVAVHGPLAHGDDDGGGDGEVGLLVVTYRPGGGPPPATRRVDGVLVDLTVSGADDYLRQARVISPLWPLTADRYVSTRALHDPTGWLRALRDEHLGRLARARPAEFSTAARQAWYRGSAAHARAARLAEWYETDQALLMLGEARLAAATVHGLLSRTYFRDPGDAVRRTGLAGADMTEVGAVLARQAEELAARGRPVDGTVDDLLDG; this is encoded by the coding sequence GTGGACGTGGAGGACGGTGCCGCCGACGGCGGCGTACGCCCGGACGATCCACGGTGGGCGGTGGCCGGGCGGGTCGCCGACGCCGCGCGCCGGCGCTTCCCGGCCGACGTGCTCGCGGTGGCGGTGCACGGCCCGCTGGCGCACGGCGACGACGACGGCGGCGGGGACGGTGAGGTCGGGTTGCTGGTGGTGACCTACCGCCCCGGCGGCGGGCCGCCCCCGGCCACGCGGCGGGTCGACGGCGTGCTGGTGGACCTCACCGTGTCCGGCGCGGACGACTACCTGCGCCAGGCGCGGGTGATCTCGCCGCTCTGGCCGCTGACCGCCGACCGTTACGTCAGCACCCGGGCGCTGCACGACCCGACCGGCTGGCTGCGCGCCCTGCGCGACGAGCATCTGGGCCGGCTGGCCCGGGCCCGGCCCGCCGAGTTCAGCACGGCCGCCCGGCAGGCGTGGTACAGGGGCAGCGCGGCGCACGCGCGGGCCGCCCGGCTGGCCGAGTGGTACGAGACCGACCAGGCCCTGCTGATGCTCGGCGAGGCGCGGCTGGCGGCGGCCACCGTGCACGGGCTGCTCAGCCGCACCTACTTCCGCGACCCGGGGGACGCCGTGCGGCGCACCGGTCTGGCCGGCGCGGACATGACCGAGGTGGGCGCGGTGCTGGCCCGCCAGGCGGAGGAGCTGGCCGCGCGGGGCCGCCCGGTCGACGGCACGGTGGACGACCTCCTCGACGGCTGA
- a CDS encoding VIT1/CCC1 transporter family protein, with protein sequence MTDTPAALREAHHADVSGGWLRPAVFGAMDGLVTNIALIAGVGGGGVSPRSIVLTGTAGLVAGAISMGLGEYTSVRSANEQVAAEVAKERRELERHPEAEARELAQAWVARGLPHDLAMQVAEAVRRNPEEALRVHVREELGVDPDDQPSPWAAAISSFLFFSVGALVPLLTYLFGATSLWLALGVGGLGLFAAGAVVARFTARPWWTGGLRQLLLGALAAGATYLIGALIGVQGGIG encoded by the coding sequence GTGACCGACACCCCTGCCGCGCTGCGCGAGGCACACCACGCGGACGTCTCCGGCGGCTGGCTGCGGCCCGCCGTCTTCGGCGCGATGGACGGCCTGGTCACCAACATCGCCCTGATCGCGGGCGTCGGTGGCGGCGGGGTGTCGCCTCGCAGCATCGTGCTCACCGGCACCGCCGGCCTGGTGGCCGGCGCCATCTCGATGGGGCTGGGGGAGTACACGAGCGTCCGCTCGGCCAACGAGCAGGTCGCGGCCGAGGTGGCCAAGGAGCGCCGGGAGCTGGAGCGGCACCCCGAGGCCGAGGCGCGCGAGCTGGCCCAGGCGTGGGTCGCCCGGGGCCTGCCGCACGACCTCGCCATGCAGGTCGCCGAGGCCGTGCGGCGCAACCCGGAGGAGGCCCTGCGGGTGCACGTCCGGGAGGAGTTGGGCGTCGACCCCGACGACCAGCCCAGCCCGTGGGCGGCCGCGATCTCGTCGTTCCTGTTCTTCTCGGTCGGGGCCCTGGTGCCGCTGCTGACCTACCTGTTCGGCGCGACGAGCCTCTGGCTCGCGCTGGGCGTCGGCGGCCTCGGGCTCTTCGCGGCCGGGGCGGTGGTCGCCCGGTTCACCGCCCGGCCCTGGTGGACCGGCGGCCTGCGGCAGCTCCTGCTCGGCGCGTTGGCGGCCGGCGCCACCTACCTGATCGGCGCCCTCATCGGCGTCCAGGGCGGCATCGGCTGA
- the map gene encoding type I methionyl aminopeptidase, translated as MTVRAPLTPGTLSPWRAVPAHIVRPEYVGKKRPLQWRGSHVQTPETIEKMRIAGRLAAQATQLAGEHCKPGVTTDEIDRVVHEFLCDHGAYPSTLGYKGFPKSCCTSLNEVICHGIPDSTVLQDGDIINVDVTAYINGVHGDTDATFCVGEVSEEARLLVERTHEAMMRGIRAVAPGRQINVVGRVIESYAKRFGYGVVRDFTGHGIGESFHSGLYVPHYDSPRPTDVMEPGMTFTIEPMITLGTHEYDMWDDGWTVVTKDRRWTAQFEHTIVVTEDGHEILTLP; from the coding sequence ATGACCGTCCGTGCGCCGCTGACCCCAGGCACGCTCTCCCCGTGGCGGGCCGTGCCCGCCCACATCGTCCGCCCGGAGTACGTCGGCAAGAAGCGTCCGCTCCAGTGGCGCGGCTCGCACGTGCAGACCCCCGAGACGATCGAGAAGATGCGGATCGCCGGTCGACTCGCCGCGCAGGCCACCCAGCTCGCCGGTGAGCACTGCAAGCCGGGCGTGACCACCGACGAGATCGACCGGGTCGTGCACGAGTTCCTCTGCGACCACGGCGCCTACCCGTCGACGCTGGGCTACAAGGGCTTCCCCAAGTCCTGCTGCACCAGCCTCAACGAGGTGATCTGCCACGGCATCCCCGACTCGACGGTGCTCCAGGACGGCGACATCATCAACGTCGACGTCACCGCGTACATCAACGGGGTGCACGGCGACACGGATGCCACCTTCTGCGTCGGCGAGGTCAGCGAGGAGGCCCGCCTGCTGGTCGAGCGGACCCACGAGGCGATGATGCGCGGCATCCGCGCGGTCGCCCCGGGCCGCCAGATCAACGTCGTCGGCCGGGTCATCGAGTCGTACGCGAAGCGCTTCGGCTACGGCGTGGTGCGGGACTTCACCGGCCACGGCATCGGCGAGTCCTTCCACAGCGGGCTCTACGTGCCGCACTACGACAGCCCCCGCCCCACGGACGTGATGGAGCCGGGGATGACGTTCACGATCGAGCCGATGATCACCCTCGGCACCCACGAGTACGACATGTGGGACGACGGCTGGACGGTGGTCACCAAGGACCGCAGGTGGACGGCCCAGTTCGAGCACACGATCGTGGTGACCGAGGACGGCCACGAGATCCTCACCCTGCCGTGA
- a CDS encoding STAS domain-containing protein gives MDQGDAAPPVFSASAEVDGGHVRVVVTGEVDMATADTMVQTVLREPAERVTLDLRAVTFFDSAAIHAVVRLAQQFPATLAVLPSRQVRRVLDISGLGDQAWLRSA, from the coding sequence GTGGATCAAGGGGACGCCGCGCCTCCCGTCTTTTCCGCCAGCGCGGAGGTCGACGGTGGTCACGTCCGTGTCGTGGTGACCGGCGAGGTCGACATGGCGACCGCCGACACGATGGTCCAGACGGTGCTGCGGGAGCCGGCCGAGCGGGTGACCCTCGACCTGCGGGCGGTCACCTTCTTCGACTCGGCGGCCATCCACGCCGTGGTCCGCCTGGCCCAGCAGTTCCCCGCCACGCTCGCCGTGCTGCCGTCGCGGCAGGTCCGCCGGGTGCTGGACATCTCCGGCCTGGGCGACCAGGCCTGGCTCCGCTCCGCCTGA
- a CDS encoding SpoIIE family protein phosphatase, with amino-acid sequence MGSAQGDVDEGCSSHRVRDVEFPPLLAAAFATGGEMGERMRSFDWGATSLGSPDRWPSALCAAVGMMLASSAQIVMFWGEDELAFYNDAYRPTIGGKHPDALGQPARQHWVETWDVLGPLLEGVRRDGRSYRAENHPFLLDRHGFLEETYFDVSYDPILGADGTVDGIYCIVNETTGRVLGERRLRLLAELGSELAEVGGTAELGRAAAAVLDRHRPDVPFALVYLPDEDGALALAGCSGLDAAEAERPAPSWLAEVAADGPATVAVAELFARVPADAAERALVLPVAAGNEIVGTLVVGVARRLAFTDEYRDFFDLVAAQISRAVGTQQAYEQERARAAELAALDRAKTNFFANISHEFRTPLTLVLGPLEDLLADPALPEAYTDRLTTMHRNALRLLKLVNTVLDFSRLESGRLAARYQPTDLADYTVRLASTFRSATERAGLRLVVDCPPLPAPVFVDRDMWEKIVLNLVSNAVKFTFAGEIRVRVRAVGGAARLEVSDTGVGIVPEELPQVFERFHRVPGVRSRTHEGTGIGLALVRELVEMHGGEVAVTSRVDEGSTFTVTVPFGAGHLPSERVADAGSPARVELTQADLYVAETALWAGGAGEGATRVAGSGAAGRILVADDNADLREHVTRLLAPSWEVVAVTDGVEALRLAVDGSFDLVLTDVMMPRLDGFGLVAALRADPRTRHVPVVLLSARAGSAEAVAGLSVGADDYLTKPFSGQELIARVRANVELGQLRGQIIRGLRALADAAVAVNTARSTADVLQVAARHALSLAEAARVVVSATGMRFEADGGGLASIEPSFVLPLTGTDGEQLGELRVWRPDGDGGDTDEAALTQLARLVGVRLENAQLYEAEHRIATTLQHSLLPRSLPQLPGALVASRYLPGSADVEVGGDWYDVIALCDDELVLAIGDVVGKGVRAAAAMGQLRNALRAYVLEGFDPGESLTRLNRLVGTTEGRSFATVVCLWFSPRTGRLRYASAGHPSPLLIRGDDVAFLHDRALGPPVGAIPEASYRTVEGELTPGSRLLLYTDGLIEDRQLGIDAALARLRRDAATPGQHVADLVDAVVAGVAGRPLRDDVAVLALEAAELNRFALRLPADPTRLSVLRKRLEDFLVAHSVNETDLFDLTVAISEAAANAIEHPVDPAEPTIGVEVTIEDRTVVATVRDSGRWREPTGSGFRGRGLALIEALGELSVTPTAEGTEVTLRRRLED; translated from the coding sequence ATGGGCTCGGCCCAGGGGGACGTGGACGAGGGATGCTCGTCCCACCGCGTCCGGGACGTGGAGTTTCCCCCGCTGCTCGCCGCGGCCTTCGCCACCGGCGGTGAGATGGGCGAGCGGATGCGCTCGTTCGACTGGGGCGCCACCTCGCTGGGCAGCCCGGACCGCTGGCCCTCGGCGCTCTGCGCGGCGGTCGGCATGATGCTCGCCTCCAGCGCCCAGATCGTCATGTTCTGGGGCGAGGACGAACTCGCCTTCTACAACGACGCCTACCGGCCGACCATCGGCGGCAAGCACCCGGACGCGTTGGGCCAGCCGGCCCGCCAGCACTGGGTGGAGACCTGGGACGTGCTGGGCCCGCTGCTGGAGGGCGTCCGGCGCGACGGCCGGTCCTACCGCGCCGAGAACCACCCCTTCCTGCTCGACCGGCACGGCTTCCTGGAGGAGACGTACTTCGACGTCTCGTACGACCCGATCCTGGGCGCCGACGGCACCGTCGACGGCATCTACTGCATAGTCAACGAGACCACCGGCCGGGTGCTCGGGGAGCGTCGGCTGCGGCTGCTGGCCGAGCTGGGCAGCGAACTGGCCGAGGTGGGCGGCACCGCGGAGCTGGGACGGGCCGCCGCGGCGGTGCTCGACCGCCACCGGCCGGACGTGCCGTTCGCGCTGGTCTACCTGCCCGACGAGGACGGCGCTCTCGCGTTGGCCGGGTGCAGCGGCCTCGACGCCGCCGAGGCCGAGCGGCCCGCCCCGTCCTGGCTGGCCGAGGTCGCCGCCGACGGCCCCGCCACCGTCGCCGTGGCCGAGCTGTTCGCCCGCGTACCGGCCGACGCGGCGGAGCGGGCGCTGGTGCTGCCGGTCGCCGCCGGGAACGAGATTGTCGGGACGCTCGTGGTCGGCGTCGCCCGCCGGCTCGCGTTCACCGACGAGTACCGCGACTTCTTCGACCTGGTGGCCGCGCAGATCTCCCGGGCCGTCGGCACGCAGCAGGCGTACGAGCAGGAGCGCGCCCGCGCCGCCGAGCTGGCCGCCCTGGACCGGGCCAAGACCAACTTCTTCGCCAACATCAGCCACGAGTTCCGCACCCCGCTGACCCTGGTGCTCGGCCCGCTGGAGGACCTGCTCGCCGACCCGGCGCTGCCCGAGGCGTACACGGACCGGCTCACCACCATGCACCGCAACGCGCTGCGGCTGCTCAAGCTGGTCAACACGGTGCTCGACTTCTCCCGGCTGGAGTCCGGCCGGCTGGCCGCCCGCTACCAGCCCACCGACCTGGCCGACTACACCGTCCGGCTGGCCAGCACGTTCCGCTCGGCGACCGAGCGGGCCGGGCTGCGCCTGGTGGTCGACTGCCCGCCGCTGCCCGCGCCGGTCTTCGTCGACCGGGACATGTGGGAGAAGATCGTCCTCAACCTGGTCTCCAACGCGGTGAAGTTCACCTTCGCCGGCGAGATCCGGGTGCGCGTCCGCGCGGTCGGCGGCGCCGCCCGCCTGGAGGTCTCCGACACCGGCGTCGGCATCGTGCCCGAGGAGCTGCCGCAGGTCTTCGAGCGCTTCCACCGAGTCCCGGGCGTGCGCTCGCGCACCCACGAGGGCACCGGGATCGGGCTGGCGCTGGTCCGCGAGCTGGTCGAGATGCACGGCGGCGAGGTGGCCGTCACCAGCCGCGTCGACGAGGGCAGCACGTTCACGGTGACCGTCCCGTTCGGCGCCGGGCACCTGCCGTCCGAACGCGTCGCCGACGCCGGCTCGCCGGCCCGGGTGGAGCTGACGCAGGCCGACCTCTACGTCGCGGAGACCGCGCTCTGGGCCGGCGGCGCCGGCGAGGGCGCGACGCGGGTCGCCGGCTCCGGCGCCGCCGGCCGGATCCTGGTCGCCGACGACAACGCCGACCTGCGCGAACACGTCACCCGGTTGCTCGCCCCGTCCTGGGAGGTGGTCGCGGTCACCGACGGGGTGGAGGCGCTGCGGCTGGCCGTCGACGGCTCGTTCGACCTGGTGCTGACCGACGTGATGATGCCCCGGCTGGACGGCTTCGGGCTGGTGGCCGCGCTACGGGCGGACCCGCGCACCCGGCACGTGCCGGTCGTGCTGCTCTCGGCCAGAGCCGGCTCGGCCGAGGCGGTCGCCGGGCTCTCGGTCGGCGCCGACGACTACCTCACCAAGCCCTTCTCCGGGCAGGAGCTGATCGCCCGGGTCCGCGCCAACGTCGAGCTGGGTCAGCTCCGCGGCCAGATCATCCGGGGGCTGCGGGCGCTTGCCGACGCCGCGGTGGCGGTCAACACCGCCCGCTCCACGGCGGACGTGCTCCAGGTCGCCGCGCGGCACGCGCTGAGCCTCGCCGAGGCCGCCCGGGTGGTGGTCTCGGCCACCGGGATGCGCTTCGAGGCCGACGGCGGCGGGCTCGCCTCCATCGAGCCGTCCTTCGTGCTGCCGCTGACCGGCACCGACGGGGAGCAGCTCGGCGAGCTGCGGGTCTGGCGTCCGGACGGCGACGGCGGGGACACCGACGAGGCCGCGCTCACGCAGCTCGCCCGGCTGGTCGGGGTGCGGCTTGAGAACGCCCAGCTCTACGAGGCCGAGCACCGCATCGCCACGACGCTCCAGCACAGCCTGCTGCCCCGGTCGCTGCCCCAGCTGCCGGGCGCCCTGGTCGCCAGCCGCTACCTGCCCGGCAGCGCCGACGTGGAGGTCGGCGGCGACTGGTACGACGTCATCGCCCTGTGCGACGACGAGCTGGTCCTCGCCATCGGCGACGTGGTGGGCAAGGGCGTCCGCGCGGCGGCGGCGATGGGGCAGCTCCGCAACGCGCTGCGGGCGTACGTGCTGGAGGGCTTCGACCCCGGCGAGTCGCTGACCCGCCTCAACCGGCTGGTCGGCACGACGGAGGGTCGCTCCTTCGCCACCGTGGTCTGCCTCTGGTTCAGCCCTCGCACCGGCCGGCTGCGCTATGCGAGCGCCGGCCATCCCTCGCCCCTTCTGATCCGGGGAGACGACGTGGCGTTCCTGCACGACCGGGCGCTCGGGCCGCCCGTCGGGGCCATTCCGGAGGCGTCCTACCGGACGGTGGAGGGGGAGCTGACCCCGGGCAGCCGCCTGCTGCTCTACACCGACGGCCTGATCGAGGACCGTCAGCTCGGCATCGACGCCGCGCTGGCCCGGCTGCGGCGCGACGCGGCGACGCCCGGCCAGCACGTGGCCGACCTCGTCGACGCCGTGGTGGCGGGGGTCGCCGGGCGACCGCTGCGCGACGACGTCGCGGTGCTCGCCCTGGAGGCGGCGGAGCTGAACCGGTTCGCGCTGCGCCTGCCCGCCGACCCGACGCGGCTCAGCGTGCTGCGCAAGCGTCTGGAGGACTTCCTCGTCGCGCACTCCGTCAACGAGACCGACCTGTTCGATCTGACCGTCGCGATCTCCGAGGCGGCGGCCAACGCCATCGAGCACCCCGTCGACCCGGCGGAGCCGACGATCGGCGTCGAGGTGACGATCGAGGACCGCACGGTGGTGGCGACGGTGCGCGACAGCGGCCGGTGGCGGGAGCCGACCGGGTCGGGCTTCCGCGGGCGCGGGCTGGCCCTGATCGAGGCGCTGGGAGAGCTGTCGGTCACGCCTACCGCCGAGGGGACGGAGGTGACGCTGCGCCGGCGGCTGGAGGACTGA
- a CDS encoding 3-oxoacyl-ACP reductase, producing MRGRLQDRVAVVTGAGSGIGLATVRRFAAEGARVVCVDIDPEAGGRAAEEVGGEFVAADVADEAAVRDLFDGVAARHGRIDVAFNNAGISPPEDDSILTTGLDAWERVLRVNTTSVYLCCRYVIPHMRRQGRGSIINTASFVALMGAATSQVAYTASKGGVLAMTRELGVQFAREGIRVNALCPGPVATPLLLELFAADPERAERRLVHVPMGRFGRPEEIAAAVAFLASDDASFMTAAQFVVDGGITGAYVTPL from the coding sequence GTGCGGGGTCGTCTTCAGGACCGGGTGGCCGTGGTCACCGGGGCGGGCAGCGGGATCGGGCTGGCCACCGTGCGGCGGTTCGCCGCCGAGGGGGCGCGGGTGGTCTGCGTGGACATCGACCCGGAGGCCGGCGGGCGGGCCGCCGAGGAGGTCGGCGGCGAGTTCGTCGCGGCCGACGTCGCCGACGAGGCGGCCGTGCGGGACCTCTTCGACGGGGTGGCCGCCCGGCACGGCCGGATCGACGTCGCGTTCAACAACGCCGGCATCTCCCCGCCGGAGGACGACTCCATCCTGACCACCGGGCTGGACGCCTGGGAGCGGGTGCTGCGGGTCAACACGACGAGCGTCTACCTGTGCTGCAGGTACGTCATCCCGCACATGCGCCGGCAGGGCCGGGGTTCGATCATCAACACCGCCTCGTTCGTGGCGCTGATGGGGGCGGCCACCTCGCAGGTCGCGTACACGGCGAGCAAGGGCGGGGTGCTGGCGATGACCCGGGAGCTGGGCGTGCAGTTCGCCCGGGAGGGCATCCGCGTCAACGCGCTCTGCCCCGGCCCGGTCGCCACCCCGCTGCTGCTGGAGCTCTTCGCCGCCGACCCGGAGCGCGCGGAGCGCCGGCTGGTGCACGTGCCGATGGGGCGGTTCGGCCGGCCGGAGGAGATCGCGGCGGCGGTGGCCTTCCTCGCCAGCGACGACGCCTCCTTCATGACGGCCGCGCAGTTCGTGGTCGACGGGGGCATCACGGGCGCGTACGTCACCCCGCTGTGA